The region TGACGGCTAggttatggataccacaatggCACCGTTTACTGTATATGACCGAAGAAGTGGAGAATTAGAACAAGTCCAGCATGGTTGTTACTTATAACTTTCACACTAAAGGGAGAAGACTTTTTATGACAATGAAAGGCAAAACGAGTtccggctgatggtaattgatatgccctgcccattacaatgcagtgccacaatggattcttgaaaatccctaacattctgaggggcactacaattgtgctcatcAACTTGGGACAAAAGATGTttagcctcatttgcccagtaattgacTAGCTACTATGTcagattaaaacacaaaaatgcttacacattactgcttcatggcagaaagaGGGCCCATAGTGGTATGGGTATCATATGGGTAATTTAGTgttcatcctgtgcaaaggagcatcccactggtaaaactttgtattttgtattggAGTAAATtagaatgaataaaatacataaatttgttaaaatgttcTGATATGCACCTTCTTTAGTTTGGTAGTTTTCAAACTGAttgctttattttaattatttcattatttttatctcaGACAAAAACTAGCACTGTCTCTGCCATTTGAGAGCATATACattcaaatacaatataaaatacagCAATATACATACTTTAGGAATCAAGGTAGTGCTATTATCAATGGCCatcaaaattattgtatgaaaACTATGCCAATGACCACTCTTTGATTGACATACACAATCACCACGAATTTTATCTTCTCACATAAATAGTTTTGTATACTTAGTatcgaaaataaaatatatatgtaagtaaATTCAGGAAGTTATAATTGATATAGGAACAAATTTAATGAACTTTTTTTGTACTTGTTCCACACTAATCTACGGTTTAGGTAATTCTTGATTTTgataagtaattttgtttttgtttaattgtaCTTCCATACATACCttataattttcacaaaatttcaaatttgtaTTTCCGCACTAagcacatattttaaataaagtcaCCAATAGCACTCAAATAATACACCATCTAACGTTATAATGTTCAGGCAGTTtgaatttttatcaataaattaaaattttatttaatttctagaAAATACCAGTGCATAGTTCTTGTGAtcgtatttcaatattaaagttataacaCATATTATTTTGTCAATGAAGCACCAATTTACTGttcataatttattaaagtCTGCAATAAGTCtatttaaatacacaaataatagtaatcAAAACATTTCATGTAGCTATGTAGACAAGTCATACTTCATACATtgcataaaatgaaaatatactgAATACTCTAATAATAGATACGTCATGTTCGATACAAACTCCAACCACACCGCGTGCAACGTGACTTGTAGTTGGGGGTTTATTCTCTCATTTTAGAATCGCAACAGTTGTTACATTTGCAATGCGACTACAATGttctatcattattttttattatatttatttagaggTTTCGTAACGAGACCAGCCCTTCAAATCATAATACATCAGATAAATAGTTTAGAAGAACAGAAAAGTGAGAAGTGATTActgaaatttataaaactattaaaattttagtattaataGAATAACATTGGCTTAATTACCAAGCCCTACTTTAATGTTGATGCTGGCATAGTATATATTTTCCAAAAATTCAATAATCACACACAAAGACacaactattatatatttaaatattataattattaattccaGGAGACTATATAAACAGACTAATGCAAAAAACAGCCTAACCTTAATTCATTTACAAAGTGTGTGTACTGGTAAAATCATAAAAGCGTATCTTTCTCTAAAGGTAAAGCTGTATTATTCCAGGTCATACTGGTGCTTTttgcaattaaataatattttgcagTTTCAACTTTCAAGTCAGGTTGTAGTGTTTACAGCCAATGTTAAATGAACAATGATAGTAACACTTGTATTGAATAATAAATGCCAGAATTCACACTATACAGTGCTCTGTCCAAAGGTCCAGGGACAAAATATGGAAAGATCATagctcattaaaataaaaatattattgcatCATAGTCGCAAGgctaaagtaataattatagtaattctGAAAAGTATGCAAGAATTGACCCCCAACGCTCCAAGTCACGTGGCAAGTGGCGTGGTCAGAGACTCGGAAGCACTCGGTAGTCGGAGTTCGAACTAAATTAAAGAGTACCTCTAATGTAACGtacagacaaacaaagcgtgcgagagagaagaacatcctTAACTGAGAtaaagcaagatagaaaaggaaagctaAGCTATTGTAACTACTTTTGAATGACAAGTCGTTGCTTTTCTTGTAATCGAGTTtaatgaaaaatgatttaaatattcttcttttattgtattttggtttgaccTGATGGTTGACTTGGTTTGagatgttttattttgattcatattaaattctattttacgtatatttattatacataactAATTATTTGGACATACTTAAATCAGTCATCGTATTCACATAAATCTTCTCAATTTATACCAAATACCTATTACGTTTAcatgtaattatataatattaaaggtatttattttctcaaaatttattcttttagaattctttttgatttctaAAATTTAGACTACCGCAAAGTGCaaactgcttcggaaacaaatggcgttctgagagagaagaatattAAATGTCAACGTCAATTTTCCATATGCCAACCACGGGCGAGTATAAAaaggaaggactccgcgccgtgatattagcaagtgaagcaccattatgcggttacgggggatactagttacacaattttttctcccttaaataatcatatatggccacaaatacttatatagtatggtttttacactttttcacaacgcacgacggcattttttaaatattttattgagacgcaaactgatctgtcacagactatgacaattctcataatggccgcctatcggcctgtagtagtgtaagtgtgtgcgtggggctatttattatagtagtaattacagcatggcgattggcgacTTAGTATAGTTTTTTATAAGATTGTAGCTGTCATCTGCCGTCATCAATGACTGCCCGTTTCATGTAATctagtgaatcgcttttttcttagagagtctcACTAGGCTGACAGCGATGAGCGAACTCACTAGACTCCAGGCTCCGAATGGTGTgtaactagtcggtaccaacatCAATAGTGAAGCCgctttaaatgaataaatttattatttatgtccCACGAAAGTTTTAAGAATTTAAATACCTAACATATAAGATAATAGGCGTTAGACATCTTAATATTAGTAAATGAAAATagattaaaaatagttttaatctCAATTTCAAACCTATTTTCTGGCTGATTATAGTaagaacttattataattatataaatatatataacgaaAAACTTGTTGAATTATTAATGCATCTTAACCTATACTTAATTGATAATATGATGCTCgcaacttttaaaaaaaaatttttttaaattgacgaTGAACCTAATTATTCTACGTAAATACGGATAATTTCGTCAGCCACAAACACGAATTTAAATATACCGATTTTCATAATTCCGAATgattcaaaattaataatataacattccataaacttgttatgcctaattctcggttaagtcgagttagtaagtcttttatttggCGATGTAtctgcttctacaatatgatcccagaaaatgttcaaaacaaatgtgttgtgttgagaattgttaaaaaacgtttgtgtgggaaaggttactatagcataaacgattttcttaatgacactacagactgggaatgaagtgaacaccctcaggctcttaaattataaatctttattgtacgatatcacattgtaatccatatttttatataaagaaaaaaaatccactgagtttcttgcgcccgttcttcttaggtctgaggcagtctattttgaatggatggtagtttttgtcgttcaataagtgattttgattcctatttgaataaaaatatttgaatttgaactcttaaaaaaaataagaaaagatTCATATTGATATATTCTAATCAAGAAAGAATTACaatacataacaataataaattatactagATACACTTTGTTGTTGTGAAATGTCCTCTGACTAAATCTAGCTGTAGCTCTCGTCACCTCAGGTCTCATCAAATTCTGTGAAAGCAACTTCAGAAAATTAGATGAAGGTGTAACAAAGGTAGAGCTGAAACTAACTAACACGATTGAGAAACTGAGTAGCTATTATCAATATAGCTTAACATTtactaaattaacattaaatataattactcGCCGTAGCGACAGCACAACAAGCATTTAGTAAAATGCTCGTTGAACTTCCTCCACcttatatatttaagtttaaaactAACCTTTGGCAAGTTTCATTGGACAATAATGTACGACtggatattttatattgttcttTTTGAGGTGCACTCTATGATAAATTAGAAAAGTTGGCTGTATAGGTCTTAGCTCTTCGCTTCCCTTGTAATGAACAAGTGAATATAGTTATAGATGGGAGTATTTGTCAAACGTCATTTGTCAGCTTCGTTTTATAAGTCTCTTTGAAAGTCTCCCTCACCGTGGATGTATGtgtaaattttcttattttttaatccAAATGTATCCATTAAATAAGAGCTTGATGTCATTTACATTTAAGTGAAACTGTGAATATTATGCAGTCTTAAGTGATTGGTATCcatattaacaatttttaagTGAACTAAATATACTTTCAGTGAGGGCAGGTTAAGATGGGGCGTGTTATTCGTGCTCAACGTAAAGGAGCCGGTTCGGTTTTCGTGTCCCATACAAAAAAAAGGAAAGGTGCTCCTAAGCTCCGTTCACTAGATTATGCTGAACGTCATGGTTTCATCAAGGGAGTTGTAAAGGTAGTGTGATGTTATTTATGTTAAGTAGTCCATTTTGAATTACACAGAGGTTActcatatttttcataaaatatatttttcaggaTATTATTCACGATCCAGGCCGTGGCGCACCTTTGGCAGTTGTGCACTTCAGAGATCCATACAAGTTCAAAACGCGGAAAGAGCTGTTTATTGCACCTGAGGGTCTATATACGGGTCAATTTGTGTTCTGTGGGAAGAAGGCCACACTTGAAGTAGGTGAggttattaatttgtataataacttAGCTTAGCTTAATAACTTAGCTCTTTTTCTCTATGGATAGTTATTTCTATGATCTAAATGATGATTACCTTACCTACTCTGAAGTGATGATTACAAAGAGGCTCTTTCTGAAGTTCTTTTTAACATTATGACCATTAATCTAGGTTATTATTCCATGTtagagatatttattttatttacaggcAATGTCATGCCCGTCGGAGCAATGCCCGAGGGTACTATTGTATGTAATCTTGAAGAGAAAATGGGAGACAGGGGTCGGTTAGCACGTGCATCTGGAAATTTTGCTACCGTTATTGGGCACAACCCTGACGCTAAGCGAACTAGGGTCAAGTTACCGTCTGGTGCCAAGAAAGTTTTACCATCAAGCAATAGG is a window of Leptidea sinapis chromosome 23, ilLepSina1.1, whole genome shotgun sequence DNA encoding:
- the LOC126971174 gene encoding 60S ribosomal protein L8, producing the protein MGRVIRAQRKGAGSVFVSHTKKRKGAPKLRSLDYAERHGFIKGVVKDIIHDPGRGAPLAVVHFRDPYKFKTRKELFIAPEGLYTGQFVFCGKKATLEVGNVMPVGAMPEGTIVCNLEEKMGDRGRLARASGNFATVIGHNPDAKRTRVKLPSGAKKVLPSSNRGMVGIVAGGGRIDKPILKAGRAYHKYKVKRNCWPYVRGVAMNPVEHPHGGGNHQHIGKASTVKRGTSAGRKVGLIAARRTGRIRGGKTETKKEA